One segment of Neobacillus endophyticus DNA contains the following:
- a CDS encoding VIT1/CCC1 transporter family protein, producing the protein MDQHLHHVEEHFSGSDFIRDVVIGMSDGLTVPFALAAGLSGAVDTTTLILTAGGAEIAAGSIAMGLGGYLAGKTDAEHYKSELAREQREVIEFPDREEEEVAEIFREYGLEEDQIKSITETMKKDPEKWVDFMMKFELGLEKPEPTRARNSAITIAISYIVGGLIPLSPYFIFHKPATALMVSVIVTLIALLAFGYVKGRFTGTSPVKSAFQTMITGGLAAAVAFGLAKFLT; encoded by the coding sequence ATGGATCAACACCTACATCATGTAGAAGAACATTTTTCAGGATCTGACTTCATTAGGGATGTTGTCATTGGTATGTCAGACGGATTGACCGTCCCGTTTGCGTTAGCTGCTGGTTTATCCGGTGCTGTTGATACAACAACATTAATTCTCACTGCCGGAGGAGCTGAAATTGCAGCAGGGTCCATTGCAATGGGACTTGGCGGATATTTGGCAGGAAAAACAGATGCGGAACATTATAAGTCTGAACTTGCTCGTGAACAGCGGGAGGTGATAGAATTTCCAGATCGCGAAGAAGAAGAAGTCGCAGAGATTTTCAGAGAATATGGTCTTGAGGAAGACCAAATCAAATCGATTACTGAAACCATGAAAAAGGACCCTGAAAAATGGGTGGATTTTATGATGAAGTTTGAATTGGGTCTAGAAAAGCCGGAGCCGACAAGAGCGAGAAACAGCGCGATTACCATCGCTATTTCTTATATTGTCGGAGGATTAATCCCTTTGTCTCCATATTTTATCTTTCATAAACCTGCAACAGCATTAATGGTTTCTGTCATTGTCACACTTATTGCCTTACTGGCGTTTGGATATGTAAAAGGAAGGTTTACAGGCACGTCTCCGGTCAAGAGTGCTTTTCAAACGATGATTACTGGAGGACTTGCTGCAGCAGTTGCGTTTGGTCTTGCAAAATTTCTCACCTAG
- a CDS encoding TrmB family transcriptional regulator: MKENTLETLKNLNFTEYEAKAYLALLEESPLTGYAVAKNSGVPRSKIYEVLDSLVLQGDIFVSYGNTPQYIPVPAKELIRNRRLKAEEAFEQAEKSLAKFEQSTNDRENIWNITGRNEILDKVKACILSAEKRVLLEIWEEEFKELESVLRQAANKGVNITIIAYGEFESEFAHVYHHDMSREITEEYDGRWIVFSGDDAEVVAGIVSLDKDSRAAWTMHVGLVMPITEVMIHDLYLMEIMKKHRELLEESFGKNLIDLRHKFSIYPDLKKHYMK, from the coding sequence ATGAAAGAAAATACATTAGAAACGTTAAAAAACCTAAATTTTACGGAATATGAAGCCAAAGCATATCTTGCCTTATTGGAAGAGTCGCCTTTAACAGGCTATGCAGTCGCGAAAAATTCTGGTGTACCACGCTCAAAGATATATGAAGTCCTAGATAGCCTTGTGTTACAGGGAGATATCTTTGTAAGTTACGGAAATACACCTCAGTATATTCCTGTCCCTGCTAAGGAGTTGATAAGAAACCGTCGTTTGAAGGCAGAGGAAGCGTTTGAACAGGCGGAAAAATCTTTAGCAAAATTTGAACAATCCACTAATGACCGTGAAAATATCTGGAACATCACTGGACGGAACGAGATACTCGATAAGGTAAAAGCATGTATATTATCTGCTGAAAAAAGAGTTCTCTTAGAAATTTGGGAAGAGGAATTCAAAGAGTTAGAATCAGTACTGAGACAGGCGGCAAACAAAGGTGTCAATATAACCATTATTGCCTATGGGGAATTCGAATCTGAATTCGCTCATGTTTATCACCATGATATGAGTCGTGAAATTACAGAAGAGTATGATGGGAGATGGATTGTATTTAGCGGAGATGATGCGGAAGTCGTAGCAGGTATTGTTTCACTGGATAAAGATAGTCGTGCTGCTTGGACAATGCATGTGGGATTAGTTATGCCGATTACAGAAGTTATGATACATGATTTGTACCTAATGGAAATTATGAAGAAACATCGTGAATTGTTGGAAGAAAGTTTCGGGAAAAATCTCATAGATTTGCGCCATAAATTTTCCATTTATCCTGATTTGAAAAAGCATTACATGAAATAA
- a CDS encoding ATP-grasp domain-containing protein gives MNYILISPYYPGNFQPFAHRLKDAGVNVFGIGEEPYDQLGSELQNALKEYYRVNNLEDLDEVKRAVAFLFYKHGPIDRIESNNEYWLELDAQLREQFNVYGIKPNDLKKVKYKSEMKKLFKKAGVPVVEGRIVKTKMELSKVIDELGLPVIAKPDNGVGSAATFKLSSEEDVRQFEEEWGEVQVYFLEPYVEGGVLCTFDGLVDQEGNIVFQTSFTYNVPTLELVKGQLDLAYVIQKEIDPKLETYGKAIVKAFGMKERFFHIEFFKLKDGDYVALEYNNRLAGGYTIDMYNFAYSVDLFAQYAALVTGEEFKEPDAENQFCVGITQRDAYEYKHDTNAIYERFGDRVKFEQRMPDAFAELQGNQFYAINADTQEEVDDIIHFVHERKNCSIVNV, from the coding sequence ATGAATTATATTTTGATATCACCATATTATCCAGGTAATTTTCAGCCGTTTGCTCATCGTTTAAAAGACGCAGGTGTCAATGTTTTTGGAATTGGCGAAGAACCATATGACCAATTAGGTTCCGAATTACAAAACGCTTTAAAAGAATATTATCGTGTGAATAATTTAGAAGATTTAGATGAAGTGAAACGTGCTGTTGCATTTTTATTTTATAAACATGGCCCAATTGACCGCATTGAATCCAATAACGAATACTGGTTAGAACTTGATGCGCAGTTGCGTGAGCAATTTAACGTGTACGGCATTAAACCGAATGACTTGAAAAAAGTTAAGTATAAATCTGAAATGAAGAAGCTGTTTAAAAAAGCAGGTGTGCCTGTTGTAGAAGGAAGAATCGTTAAAACTAAAATGGAGTTATCTAAAGTCATTGATGAACTAGGATTGCCAGTTATCGCTAAACCGGATAATGGTGTTGGATCAGCTGCAACCTTTAAATTAAGTTCAGAAGAGGATGTACGTCAATTTGAAGAAGAATGGGGAGAAGTTCAAGTGTACTTCTTAGAACCATATGTCGAAGGAGGTGTGCTCTGTACATTTGATGGTTTAGTCGATCAGGAAGGGAACATTGTTTTCCAAACAAGCTTTACATATAATGTGCCAACGCTGGAACTTGTTAAGGGTCAGTTGGATTTAGCGTATGTGATTCAAAAAGAAATTGATCCAAAGCTCGAAACTTATGGAAAGGCGATTGTGAAAGCTTTCGGCATGAAAGAACGCTTTTTCCATATTGAGTTTTTTAAATTAAAAGATGGGGATTATGTTGCACTTGAATATAATAACCGCTTGGCTGGCGGCTACACGATTGATATGTACAATTTCGCGTACTCCGTTGATTTATTTGCTCAGTATGCTGCTCTTGTTACAGGAGAAGAATTTAAGGAGCCCGATGCCGAAAACCAGTTTTGTGTCGGTATAACACAGCGTGATGCGTATGAGTATAAACATGATACAAATGCTATTTATGAACGATTTGGCGACCGTGTGAAGTTTGAACAGCGCATGCCAGATGCGTTTGCGGAACTCCAAGGAAATCAATTTTATGCCATTAATGCAGATACGCAAGAAGAAGTCGATGACATTATCCATTTTGTACATGAACGAAAAAATTGCAGCATTGTTAACGTATAG
- a CDS encoding esterase family protein yields MHIEHLNHWSGELGREMLLNRYGHSGMPIIVFPSSGGTHTEYYDFGMIDVCHDFIESGKVQFFTLASIDSESWLHDSKTAHDRALAHAAYDRYVISEAIPFIKHKTGWFDPMMTTGCSMGAYHALNFFLRHPDVFQTTVALSGVYDVRFFFGDYGNDQLVYESSPSDYIWNQNDGWFIDRYRSADIIICTGLGDWEQDGLPSYFTLKEAFEEKQIPAWFDEWGEDVSHDWVWWRRQMPYYLGKLF; encoded by the coding sequence ATGCATATAGAACATTTAAACCATTGGAGTGGCGAATTAGGACGTGAAATGCTGTTGAACAGATATGGGCACAGTGGCATGCCAATCATAGTTTTTCCATCATCTGGAGGGACACATACTGAATACTATGATTTTGGAATGATTGATGTGTGTCATGACTTTATTGAATCCGGAAAAGTTCAGTTTTTTACATTGGCTAGTATCGATAGCGAAAGTTGGCTGCACGATTCAAAAACGGCGCATGACCGTGCATTAGCCCACGCGGCATATGACCGTTATGTGATTTCAGAAGCTATTCCATTTATTAAACATAAAACAGGTTGGTTTGATCCAATGATGACAACGGGTTGTAGTATGGGGGCGTATCATGCGTTGAACTTTTTCTTGAGACATCCGGATGTCTTCCAAACAACCGTTGCACTTAGCGGTGTTTACGATGTGCGTTTCTTTTTTGGGGATTACGGTAATGATCAGCTTGTATACGAAAGTTCACCGAGTGATTACATATGGAATCAAAATGATGGCTGGTTTATTGATCGATATCGTTCAGCCGATATCATTATTTGTACCGGTCTGGGGGATTGGGAACAGGATGGACTGCCTTCATACTTTACATTAAAAGAAGCCTTTGAAGAAAAACAAATCCCTGCATGGTTCGATGAGTGGGGCGAAGATGTTTCGCATGATTGGGTTTGGTGGCGACGGCAAATGCCGTATTATTTAGGAAAATTATTTTAA
- a CDS encoding DinB family protein, with translation MYEHLNWANQRILEKLQSIEDENQEVCRLFSHILFAEKVWITRLRGLDSSQLPIWSEADLEVCAELVLQNEKSLTTFLTDLANTDLDKLITYRNSKGKEFTGSIRDILTHVALHGHYHRGQINARLRADGIEPVNIDFITFVR, from the coding sequence ATGTATGAGCATTTAAATTGGGCTAATCAACGTATTCTCGAAAAATTGCAAAGTATTGAAGATGAAAATCAAGAGGTGTGCCGTTTATTTTCCCATATTCTTTTTGCAGAAAAAGTATGGATAACTAGATTACGAGGATTGGACAGTTCACAACTGCCCATATGGTCAGAGGCCGATTTAGAAGTATGTGCAGAACTTGTTTTGCAAAATGAAAAGAGCTTAACAACGTTTCTTACAGATTTAGCAAATACAGACCTAGACAAATTAATAACCTACAGAAATAGTAAAGGAAAAGAGTTTACGGGTTCTATACGAGATATTTTAACTCATGTAGCATTGCATGGTCATTATCATCGAGGACAGATTAACGCACGTCTTCGAGCAGATGGTATTGAACCAGTTAATATTGACTTTATTACATTTGTAAGATAG
- a CDS encoding alpha/beta hydrolase, with amino-acid sequence MNQSYFYLKLETHQLHMSYKNEKRRVRVLLPKNYDKDEAQNYPVVYMHDGQNIFYSSEAYSGYSWKVIPAIKQNPDLPKMIVVGIDNAGQDRINEYTPWKITESPLPEDIELGGKGAEFAEFVMTVVKPYIDKHYRTKSDKYHTAMIGSSLGGNLTAFMGIEYKDKIGGLGIFSLANWITSKAFDSYIARKELDPEQRVYIQVGTQEGDDADRHLMYGNMKQAYIDCTLKYYKQLIKGSVPIDSIRLNIFADEEHNEKAWAKHLPECLRFLSENWS; translated from the coding sequence ATGAATCAATCCTACTTTTACTTAAAACTAGAAACACATCAATTACATATGTCTTATAAAAATGAAAAACGTCGCGTGCGTGTTTTATTGCCGAAAAACTATGATAAAGATGAGGCTCAAAATTATCCGGTTGTTTATATGCACGATGGTCAAAATATTTTCTACAGTAGTGAAGCTTATAGCGGGTATTCGTGGAAAGTTATTCCTGCTATTAAACAAAACCCTGATTTACCGAAGATGATTGTTGTTGGGATAGATAACGCTGGACAAGATCGAATTAATGAATATACGCCTTGGAAAATTACTGAAAGCCCACTTCCTGAAGATATTGAATTAGGCGGAAAAGGAGCAGAGTTTGCAGAGTTTGTCATGACAGTCGTGAAGCCGTATATCGATAAGCATTACCGAACTAAATCGGATAAATATCATACAGCAATGATTGGCAGTTCACTGGGGGGGAATTTAACGGCTTTTATGGGTATTGAATATAAAGATAAAATTGGTGGTCTAGGTATTTTTTCTTTAGCCAATTGGATTACAAGTAAAGCCTTCGACAGTTATATTGCTAGAAAAGAATTGGACCCTGAACAACGCGTGTACATTCAAGTTGGAACTCAGGAAGGCGATGATGCCGATCGACACTTGATGTATGGTAATATGAAGCAGGCTTATATCGATTGCACGCTTAAGTATTATAAACAACTAATAAAAGGGTCTGTCCCAATAGATAGCATTCGTTTAAATATCTTTGCAGATGAAGAGCATAATGAAAAAGCCTGGGCAAAACATTTGCCAGAATGTTTACGCTTTTTAAGTGAGAATTGGTCGTAA
- a CDS encoding aspartyl-phosphate phosphatase Spo0E family protein, whose translation MSYQYRFLHPETLKYSQELDHLLNLYRNWFHSLLLS comes from the coding sequence ATCTCATATCAATACAGATTTCTTCACCCTGAAACACTAAAATATAGCCAAGAGTTAGATCATTTACTAAATCTATATAGGAACTGGTTTCATTCTTTACTCCTTTCCTAA
- a CDS encoding DMT family transporter, which translates to MKVYYFACISAILLWSASFIATKVAYETFAPIQLGVVRTGLAAIVFWIIRKIAKDKEKIKKEDRKRVAMSSLFGITLYFTLENIGVSMTSASNAALIVASFPAITSLLEFFVYRLKPTFQKSVGIILAIIGVAVLTQITINGSVKSFWGNLILIGAGIVWAFYNFITRDLTNKYSALTLTHYQMLIGAIWFIPFVFFEAKPWRIPSVTSMNALIFLCIGCSVAAFVLYNFGLKKLSSSVSVSLMNLVPVLGLIFSVFILGEIVSLTQIIGGIIVIIGVILSSVQVEVVSNELKSNSTT; encoded by the coding sequence ATGAAAGTTTATTATTTTGCTTGTATCAGTGCAATCCTATTATGGAGTGCGTCTTTTATTGCAACGAAGGTAGCTTACGAAACGTTCGCACCTATTCAACTAGGTGTTGTAAGAACAGGTTTAGCTGCAATAGTATTTTGGATCATTCGTAAAATAGCGAAAGATAAGGAAAAAATTAAAAAAGAAGACCGAAAACGAGTTGCAATGAGTTCCCTTTTTGGAATAACTTTATATTTTACCTTAGAAAACATTGGGGTCAGCATGACATCCGCCTCTAATGCGGCGTTAATTGTAGCTTCTTTTCCAGCGATCACATCACTTCTTGAGTTTTTTGTTTACCGTTTAAAACCTACTTTTCAAAAGTCTGTAGGAATTATCCTTGCTATCATAGGTGTAGCTGTCCTGACGCAGATTACCATAAATGGAAGTGTGAAGTCATTTTGGGGAAATCTTATTCTTATAGGAGCTGGGATTGTTTGGGCATTTTATAACTTTATTACAAGAGACTTAACAAATAAGTATTCAGCTTTGACTTTAACCCATTATCAGATGTTAATAGGGGCCATTTGGTTTATTCCATTTGTTTTTTTTGAGGCTAAACCTTGGAGAATACCCAGCGTAACTTCAATGAATGCATTAATTTTTTTATGTATCGGATGTTCAGTTGCTGCATTCGTATTGTATAATTTTGGTTTAAAAAAACTTTCTTCTAGCGTTTCAGTATCATTAATGAATCTTGTTCCAGTTTTAGGCTTAATCTTCTCCGTTTTCATATTGGGCGAAATCGTCTCCCTTACACAAATAATCGGTGGAATCATCGTTATTATAGGTGTTATTTTAAGTTCTGTTCAGGTAGAAGTAGTTTCTAATGAACTTAAATCAAATTCTACAACTTAA